A window of the Methanoregula sp. UBA64 genome harbors these coding sequences:
- a CDS encoding class I SAM-dependent methyltransferase — protein sequence MDHIRKAFDAVATEYDAQREFVIPQMREYYGAAVWAAESPNPSPRILDVGAGTGLLSALLLEKYPTATLTLLDISEKMLAVARERFRGRDTIRFCTGDYSQADLGGPYDLVCSALSIHHLGQDEKRRLFCRIHDVLVPGGLFVNADQAEGETPYFSRRYLEYWNAFLENGPLSREEHEAILKRRDTLDKNEKLSDQLAWLREAGFSDVDVVYRNRTFIVTVAGKN from the coding sequence ATGGATCACATCAGGAAAGCCTTCGATGCAGTAGCGACAGAGTACGATGCGCAGCGGGAGTTCGTTATCCCGCAGATGCGGGAATATTACGGGGCTGCGGTCTGGGCTGCGGAAAGTCCGAACCCCTCCCCCCGGATCCTCGATGTCGGGGCGGGCACCGGCCTCTTATCCGCGCTGCTTTTGGAAAAATACCCGACTGCCACGCTCACCCTGCTCGATATCTCGGAGAAGATGCTTGCCGTAGCCCGGGAGCGGTTTAGGGGCCGCGACACTATCCGGTTCTGCACCGGCGATTACTCGCAGGCGGACCTGGGCGGGCCCTACGATCTTGTCTGCTCCGCGCTCTCGATCCACCACCTCGGACAGGACGAGAAGCGCCGGCTCTTTTGCCGGATCCACGATGTCCTGGTGCCCGGCGGGCTCTTTGTCAACGCCGACCAGGCCGAGGGCGAGACGCCGTACTTTTCCCGGAGGTATCTTGAATACTGGAATGCCTTCTTGGAAAACGGGCCGCTTTCACGTGAAGAGCACGAAGCGATCCTGAAACGCCGGGACACGCTCGACAAGAACGAGAAGCTCTCCGACCAGCTCGCGTGGCTCAGGGAAGCCGGGTTCTCCGATGTCGATGTGGTGTACCGGAACCGGACCTTTATCGTGACCGTGGCAGGAAAAAACTAA
- a CDS encoding universal stress protein, producing MTNGLVDRILIATDGSVKNRPALEEGIKIARAFGAAVYAVYVIDMGTFSSMSADMPIGDTYRIIKAEADEAFDRIKTLAGDMPVTTSILDGRPAAEIVKYAAAKRIDLIVIGTQGKKGFERLLLGSVAEEVIRSAPCKVLVVK from the coding sequence ATGACGAACGGACTGGTTGACAGGATCCTGATCGCAACGGACGGTTCGGTGAAGAACCGGCCGGCCCTGGAAGAAGGCATAAAAATTGCCCGTGCGTTCGGTGCTGCCGTATATGCGGTATACGTGATCGATATGGGAACGTTCTCTTCCATGTCGGCGGATATGCCCATCGGCGATACCTACCGCATCATCAAGGCCGAGGCAGACGAGGCATTCGACCGGATAAAAACGCTGGCCGGAGATATGCCGGTAACGACATCGATCCTCGATGGCCGGCCCGCGGCAGAGATCGTGAAGTATGCCGCGGCAAAAAGGATCGATCTGATCGTGATCGGCACGCAGGGCAAAAAGGGCTTTGAGCGCCTGCTTCTCGGGAGCGTGGCAGAAGAGGTTATCCGTTCCGCGCCCTGCAAGGTGCTCGTGGTCAAATAA
- a CDS encoding MFS transporter, whose product MIRKNCKETVTIVDAQPHTNEVSGQPVPDPSVRDPHYKWIALSNTTIAMFMAAVNGSILLISLPAIFNGININPLTSFQYLLWILMGYGIVTATLLLSFGRLSDMYGRVRLYNIGFAIFTAGSILLFLTPDTGDAGAIELIVFRLIQAVGAAFIFSNSAAILTDAFPPDERGKALGLNMVAALAGQFIGLLIGGILAVYHWRYVFLISVPFGIIGTIWAFMKLKEPAYQKRSQKIDIWGNLSFIGGLTIFLIGITYALLPYGSDAMGWRDPFVIAALAVGLALLVAFPVIETRVEDPMFRMDLFKIRNFAFGNAAGFMSALARGGVMIVLIILLQGIWLPLHGYSFESTPFWAGVYMLPLTIGFVVMGPLSGIISDKYGARWISTLGMILVGISFLILAVLPYNFDYLPFAIALLIMGIGNGMFSSPNAAAIMNSVPPGDRGVSSGMMSTLMNSGFVLSMGMFFTIIVVGLTNAFPLTLTSSLAAANASQLAPALGSIPPTGALFAAFLGYNPVQTILAGLSPAVIATVAPATIALLTGSTWFPTMLAGAFMPSVALSFYIGAGVSFFAALLCAMRGERYVEETDGAVPPGTIPARDPQEVSDRSRK is encoded by the coding sequence ATGATCCGGAAGAACTGCAAAGAGACGGTAACTATCGTGGACGCACAGCCGCATACCAATGAAGTGTCCGGGCAGCCGGTACCGGATCCCTCCGTGCGGGATCCCCACTACAAGTGGATAGCGCTCTCGAATACGACCATTGCCATGTTCATGGCCGCGGTAAACGGGAGCATCCTCCTCATCTCCCTGCCGGCGATCTTTAACGGCATCAACATCAACCCGCTCACCTCCTTCCAGTACCTGCTCTGGATCCTGATGGGCTACGGGATCGTGACCGCCACCCTGCTGTTGAGCTTCGGGCGGCTCTCGGACATGTACGGCCGGGTCCGGCTCTACAACATCGGGTTTGCGATCTTTACCGCCGGCTCGATCCTCCTCTTCCTCACACCGGATACCGGGGATGCCGGGGCCATCGAGCTCATCGTCTTCCGGCTCATCCAGGCCGTGGGGGCGGCGTTCATCTTCTCGAACAGCGCCGCGATCCTCACCGATGCGTTCCCGCCCGACGAGCGGGGAAAAGCGCTCGGCCTCAACATGGTAGCAGCCCTTGCCGGCCAGTTCATCGGCCTTTTAATCGGCGGTATCCTCGCGGTCTACCACTGGCGGTACGTCTTTTTGATCAGCGTGCCGTTCGGTATCATCGGGACAATCTGGGCGTTTATGAAACTCAAAGAGCCGGCCTACCAGAAACGGAGCCAGAAGATCGATATCTGGGGCAACTTATCGTTCATCGGCGGGCTGACCATCTTTTTGATCGGGATCACCTATGCCCTGCTCCCCTATGGCAGCGATGCAATGGGATGGCGGGATCCGTTCGTTATCGCGGCGCTCGCTGTCGGGCTCGCGCTCCTTGTTGCGTTCCCCGTCATCGAGACCCGGGTGGAAGACCCGATGTTCAGGATGGACCTCTTTAAGATCCGGAACTTTGCGTTCGGGAACGCCGCCGGGTTCATGTCGGCCCTTGCCCGGGGCGGCGTCATGATCGTGCTCATCATCCTGCTCCAGGGCATCTGGCTCCCCCTGCACGGCTACAGCTTCGAGTCCACGCCGTTCTGGGCCGGGGTGTACATGCTGCCGCTCACCATCGGCTTTGTGGTGATGGGCCCGCTCTCGGGCATTATCTCCGACAAGTATGGCGCCCGCTGGATCAGCACGCTCGGCATGATCCTCGTGGGGATCTCGTTTTTGATCCTCGCCGTGCTGCCCTACAACTTCGATTACCTTCCGTTCGCGATCGCGCTTCTGATCATGGGGATAGGCAACGGCATGTTCTCCTCGCCAAATGCCGCGGCGATCATGAACTCGGTCCCCCCCGGGGATCGCGGGGTCTCCTCGGGCATGATGTCGACCCTGATGAACTCGGGCTTTGTCCTCTCGATGGGCATGTTCTTTACGATCATCGTCGTGGGGCTGACAAACGCCTTCCCCCTGACACTCACCTCGTCGCTTGCCGCGGCAAACGCCAGCCAGCTCGCTCCGGCGCTCGGTTCGATCCCGCCGACCGGCGCGCTTTTTGCCGCGTTCCTCGGCTACAACCCGGTTCAGACGATCCTTGCCGGCCTCTCCCCGGCCGTCATCGCCACCGTAGCCCCGGCAACGATCGCGCTCCTTACCGGGAGCACGTGGTTCCCGACCATGCTTGCCGGGGCGTTCATGCCGTCCGTTGCGCTCTCGTTTTATATCGGCGCCGGCGTCTCGTTCTTTGCCGCGCTCCTCTGTGCGATGCGGGGCGAACGCTATGTAGAGGAGACCGATGGCGCAGTGCCGCCGGGCACCATCCCCGCCCGCGATCCGCAAGAGGTATCTGATAGGAGCCGCAAGTAA
- a CDS encoding ATP-binding protein codes for MILTCLLSAFVSLALGVYVLAKNSQSRLNRLFFAMMIGATYWALGEYHLWSAGNADGLSLWLHASAFWPLATAVCVYFIITFTGRWPKDHALSWALRALLFLPAVFFSLAGALTDAFFSVEYIPGTGWVYVPILSSSVYLASGIYMILIMLWATGATMIAWQRAEQEMTRRQNGLVCVGLVCLIVCGALSAMLFPRMGIYLPNLIFVGSMIFAILIVSAIRQYGLFSMSPETVVPEILRTLPEGVILVNPAGKIIVANLAAGKILGVPAEDLPGQTIASFLPAGVCATLRSALLEKGSVTDLEVGLARRSCTFGSIAGTQVRDPYGRIAGFVLIIRDISDRKAAEVSLKLANEKISILSQMTRHDVGNLLTALSGYLDLVREKNTDPGIVAYLASADGVMEKISRHLQFSREYQEIGSHEPAWQPLESLIERGIAAFPHEGIALTVHVDPVEIYTDPLAFKVMYNLFENAIRHGGHVTRFEVSTKTGPDGSLVIVFEDDGKGIKTGEKSRIFEFGYGSHTGIGLSLSRDILLMTGITIAETGEPGNGARFEIQVPPAAWRSVRVRTW; via the coding sequence CTGATCCTGACCTGCCTGCTCTCCGCATTCGTCTCCCTGGCGCTGGGCGTGTATGTTCTGGCAAAGAACAGCCAGTCCCGGCTCAACCGTCTCTTTTTTGCCATGATGATCGGTGCTACCTACTGGGCGCTCGGGGAGTACCATCTCTGGTCTGCCGGGAATGCCGACGGGCTCTCTTTATGGCTCCATGCAAGCGCGTTCTGGCCGCTTGCTACGGCGGTCTGCGTCTATTTCATCATCACGTTTACCGGCCGCTGGCCAAAAGATCATGCCCTGTCGTGGGCCCTGCGGGCGCTGCTCTTTCTTCCGGCGGTCTTCTTCTCCCTTGCCGGCGCATTAACGGACGCGTTCTTCTCCGTGGAGTACATTCCCGGGACCGGCTGGGTCTACGTGCCGATTCTGTCGAGCAGCGTGTACCTGGCAAGCGGGATCTACATGATCCTCATCATGCTCTGGGCGACCGGTGCAACCATGATCGCGTGGCAGCGGGCCGAGCAGGAGATGACCCGGCGGCAGAACGGGCTCGTTTGCGTCGGGCTCGTCTGCCTTATTGTCTGCGGTGCCCTTTCGGCGATGCTTTTCCCCCGTATGGGGATCTATCTCCCGAACCTGATCTTTGTCGGCAGCATGATCTTTGCGATCCTGATCGTATCTGCGATCCGGCAGTACGGCTTATTCTCCATGAGCCCCGAGACGGTAGTCCCCGAGATCCTGCGCACCCTCCCGGAGGGCGTGATCCTGGTAAATCCCGCCGGAAAGATTATTGTCGCAAACCTGGCGGCGGGAAAGATTCTCGGGGTTCCCGCTGAGGATCTCCCCGGGCAGACAATTGCATCGTTTCTTCCCGCAGGGGTCTGTGCCACCCTGCGATCGGCCCTTCTGGAGAAGGGATCGGTCACCGATCTGGAGGTCGGGCTTGCCCGGCGGTCCTGTACGTTCGGGAGCATTGCCGGGACCCAGGTCCGGGACCCCTACGGCCGGATCGCCGGGTTTGTACTCATCATCCGGGACATCTCCGACCGCAAGGCTGCGGAAGTCTCCTTAAAGCTTGCCAACGAGAAGATTTCCATCCTCTCCCAGATGACCCGGCATGACGTCGGGAACCTCCTCACCGCGCTTTCCGGTTATCTTGACCTGGTCCGGGAAAAGAACACCGATCCCGGGATCGTCGCCTACCTTGCATCGGCCGACGGGGTCATGGAGAAGATCTCCCGCCACCTCCAGTTCTCGCGGGAGTACCAGGAGATCGGGTCCCACGAGCCGGCCTGGCAGCCGCTCGAATCGCTGATCGAGCGGGGGATCGCGGCGTTCCCTCACGAAGGAATTGCGCTCACGGTACACGTGGACCCGGTCGAGATTTATACCGATCCGCTGGCCTTCAAGGTGATGTACAACCTGTTTGAGAATGCGATCCGGCACGGCGGCCATGTCACCCGGTTCGAGGTCTCCACAAAAACGGGGCCCGACGGGAGCCTTGTTATCGTCTTTGAGGACGATGGCAAAGGCATAAAGACCGGGGAAAAATCCCGGATCTTCGAGTTCGGGTACGGCAGCCATACCGGTATCGGGCTCTCCCTGTCCCGGGACATTCTTTTAATGACCGGGATAACCATTGCCGAGACCGGGGAACCGGGGAACGGGGCCCGGTTCGAGATCCAGGTACCTCCCGCGGCGTGGCGGTCGGTCCGGGTCCGGACCTGGTAA